The following proteins are co-located in the Corynebacterium kalinowskii genome:
- a CDS encoding TetR/AcrR family transcriptional regulator produces the protein MAKQAEDRLCRVRERLINSAIALAPTPNFSELTLDDIAHAYGITSAEARNCFANADELVNATRDYLSATLPQNIDFPTAPDFAGAVKELVMDYAKCARSNTQFYRAMYSLLPAAPIATSDNPNPVAALVSRVIEQFAPDAPEWLRMTRTFAIFACMHGYTHLCTVGSLRHLSTSAKDFLADALGQHLVSGIHDSLETCRSLSVAPYEFFELVDAVSTEPAKDLPRGTDAERLAALFRSSVEVIAHQGRRLLP, from the coding sequence ATGGCAAAACAGGCAGAGGATCGGCTGTGCCGGGTGCGGGAGCGCTTGATCAATTCGGCGATCGCCTTAGCTCCGACCCCGAATTTCTCCGAGCTGACGTTGGATGACATTGCCCATGCTTATGGCATTACTTCAGCGGAGGCGAGAAATTGCTTTGCCAATGCTGACGAATTGGTCAATGCCACTCGCGACTATTTGTCTGCCACTTTGCCCCAGAACATCGATTTCCCTACTGCCCCAGATTTTGCGGGTGCAGTCAAGGAATTGGTGATGGACTATGCCAAGTGCGCTCGGTCGAACACGCAGTTTTACCGGGCTATGTACAGCCTGTTACCGGCGGCTCCCATCGCAACCTCGGACAATCCGAACCCGGTGGCGGCCTTAGTCTCCAGAGTTATCGAGCAATTTGCCCCGGACGCTCCAGAATGGCTCCGGATGACCCGCACCTTTGCCATTTTCGCGTGCATGCACGGCTACACCCACCTGTGCACGGTGGGTTCGTTACGCCATCTCAGCACATCAGCCAAAGACTTTTTGGCGGATGCGCTAGGGCAGCATCTAGTTTCGGGGATTCATGATTCCCTGGAAACCTGCCGGTCTCTCAGCGTCGCTCCGTATGAATTTTTCGAACTCGTAGACGCAGTCTCCACTGAGCCCGCCAAGGATCTTCCCCGCGGCACTGATGCCGAGCGCCTCGCCGCATTGTTCCGCAGCTCCGTGGAAGTTATTGCCCACCAAGGCCGTCGGCTTTTACCGTAG
- the deoD gene encoding purine-nucleoside phosphorylase: MSTINTPHINPNGAPIAKTVLMPGDPLRAKFIAETYLDNVVQFNEVRNMLGFTGTYQGHEVSVMGSGMGIPSIGIYASELVKFFEVERIIRIGSCGSLQKHVNLYDIIFAMAASTDSNFMDQYNIPGTWAPTASWKLLKAAIDQAEAKGARYHVGNILSSDIFYHDDDTANARWSRMGVLGVEMESAALYAIAARHGIDALGLFTASDNIITGEKTTAAERQTAFTAMMEIALPLAGLE; this comes from the coding sequence ATGTCCACCATCAATACCCCGCACATCAATCCCAATGGTGCGCCGATCGCTAAGACCGTGCTGATGCCGGGAGACCCGCTGCGCGCCAAGTTCATCGCGGAGACCTACCTGGACAACGTGGTCCAGTTCAATGAGGTCCGCAACATGCTCGGTTTTACCGGAACCTATCAAGGGCACGAAGTGTCCGTCATGGGTTCTGGCATGGGCATCCCATCCATCGGCATCTACGCTTCCGAGTTGGTGAAGTTCTTCGAGGTGGAGCGCATCATCCGCATCGGTTCTTGTGGGTCCCTGCAAAAGCACGTGAACCTGTACGACATCATCTTCGCGATGGCCGCTTCTACTGACTCCAACTTCATGGACCAGTACAACATTCCAGGTACGTGGGCCCCGACAGCTTCGTGGAAGCTACTCAAGGCTGCCATCGACCAGGCAGAAGCCAAGGGCGCCCGCTACCACGTGGGCAACATCTTGTCCTCCGACATCTTCTACCACGACGATGACACCGCCAACGCACGCTGGTCTCGCATGGGTGTGCTCGGCGTCGAAATGGAATCGGCTGCCCTCTACGCCATCGCTGCCCGCCACGGTATCGACGCCCTCGGCTTGTTCACCGCCTCCGACAACATCATCACCGGCGAAAAGACCACCGCAGCTGAGCGCCAGACTGCGTTCACCGCCATGATGGAGATCGCTCTTCCACTGGCAGGCCTCGAATGA
- a CDS encoding PH domain-containing protein gives MEPHYLAHLTLQRTIDIPQEIADMMAVGEQPMAAFATLRDTAVFTNKRLILRDVQGMTGRKTEAYSIPFKAVDLWSTEKAGTMDVNAESEMWTRFGRIKIQVGRGVDVRALDQLIANCVLNG, from the coding sequence ATGGAACCTCATTACCTGGCCCACCTGACCCTGCAGCGTACGATCGACATCCCGCAAGAGATCGCAGACATGATGGCGGTAGGGGAGCAGCCGATGGCTGCCTTTGCCACGCTGCGCGATACCGCCGTGTTTACCAACAAGCGCCTGATACTGCGGGACGTGCAGGGCATGACTGGTCGCAAGACCGAGGCGTACTCGATTCCATTCAAGGCGGTTGATCTGTGGTCGACCGAGAAGGCGGGGACGATGGATGTCAACGCCGAGAGCGAGATGTGGACCCGTTTTGGACGCATCAAGATTCAAGTTGGTCGGGGTGTGGATGTTCGCGCGTTGGATCAGTTGATCGCTAATTGCGTGCTGAACGGCTAG
- a CDS encoding phospho-sugar mutase — protein sequence MTVLEVARQWAEHDPSAADREYVLGLVEAGDTAALEPLFQGPLSFGTAGLRAEVGPGESRLNVAVITRVTWGLVTWLRRQIDADPVVVIGCDARHGSAEFQKAAAGVVSALGGRALVLPAQNPTPLTAFSVKKYGADAGIMVTASHNPPADNGYKVYLGGRVATGAAEGVQLVSPADAEIAACFAEAPFADEIELSTTGIEQVDPRADYNARAAELAGPDRSLTVALTAMHGVGGALGSSILSSLGFTVSMVPEQAEPDPDFPTVSFPNPEEKGALDLAKAHATSINADIIIAYDPDADRCAVAAPIDGGWQQLSGDELGALLGSYIASRGATGSFANSIVSSRLLSQIAAAHGLAHSATLTGFKWIARTPALAFGYEEAIGYCCDPEFVADKDGITASVLVASMAASLKASGRTLWDELDELARVHGLYMTAPLTFRVADLSLISSGMAALRAHPPASLAGSEVVEFLDMAKGEHPSGVTEGLYFRTAANDRVIVRPSGTEPKLKCYLEVVLPVGEAEVPRAEARTRLDRIAAELKDVLGM from the coding sequence ATGACTGTTCTCGAGGTAGCTCGGCAATGGGCAGAGCATGATCCGAGTGCTGCCGACCGGGAGTACGTTCTCGGGCTAGTGGAAGCTGGCGATACCGCTGCGTTGGAGCCGCTTTTCCAAGGGCCGCTATCCTTTGGCACCGCTGGTTTGCGGGCCGAGGTCGGGCCAGGAGAGTCCCGTCTGAATGTTGCTGTGATTACCCGCGTGACCTGGGGATTGGTGACGTGGCTGCGCCGACAGATCGACGCGGATCCCGTGGTCGTTATCGGCTGCGATGCCCGCCACGGCTCCGCAGAATTCCAAAAGGCAGCCGCCGGAGTCGTTTCCGCACTGGGTGGTCGTGCCCTCGTGCTGCCAGCGCAGAACCCGACGCCGCTCACCGCGTTTTCGGTAAAGAAGTACGGTGCCGACGCCGGCATCATGGTCACCGCATCGCACAACCCGCCTGCAGACAACGGCTACAAGGTCTACCTCGGTGGCCGGGTAGCTACCGGCGCGGCGGAAGGCGTGCAGCTGGTCTCTCCGGCAGATGCAGAAATCGCTGCCTGCTTTGCTGAAGCGCCCTTTGCCGATGAAATCGAGCTGTCTACCACTGGAATTGAACAGGTTGACCCGCGTGCCGACTACAACGCCCGCGCTGCAGAACTGGCAGGCCCGGATCGATCGCTCACTGTTGCTCTAACCGCCATGCACGGCGTGGGCGGCGCACTCGGTTCTTCGATATTGAGCTCGCTTGGTTTCACGGTGTCGATGGTCCCCGAGCAGGCCGAACCCGACCCAGACTTTCCCACCGTCTCCTTCCCGAACCCGGAGGAAAAGGGTGCGCTGGACCTAGCCAAGGCACACGCTACGTCGATTAACGCTGACATCATCATCGCCTATGACCCGGATGCCGACCGCTGCGCGGTGGCGGCGCCTATCGACGGCGGCTGGCAGCAACTTTCCGGCGACGAGCTCGGCGCATTGCTCGGCTCTTATATCGCTTCTCGTGGCGCGACGGGTTCCTTCGCCAACTCGATTGTGTCCTCCCGGCTGCTATCTCAGATTGCTGCTGCTCATGGCCTCGCACACTCCGCCACGCTCACTGGATTTAAATGGATTGCACGCACCCCAGCGCTCGCCTTCGGATACGAAGAAGCCATCGGTTACTGCTGCGACCCGGAGTTCGTTGCCGACAAGGACGGCATTACTGCCTCCGTGCTGGTGGCCAGCATGGCCGCATCGCTCAAGGCATCCGGTCGTACCTTGTGGGACGAGCTTGATGAGCTAGCCCGCGTTCATGGCTTGTACATGACTGCGCCACTGACCTTCCGGGTGGCCGACCTATCGCTCATCTCGTCGGGAATGGCCGCGCTCAGGGCTCATCCACCGGCATCTTTGGCAGGTTCTGAAGTAGTTGAGTTTCTTGATATGGCCAAGGGGGAGCACCCAAGCGGTGTGACCGAAGGCCTGTACTTCCGCACCGCAGCAAATGATCGGGTGATCGTCCGACCTTCCGGCACCGAACCGAAACTGAAGTGCTACCTGGAAGTGGTGTTGCCAGTGGGCGAAGCGGAGGTACCGCGAGCCGAGGCACGAACACGGCTCGATCGCATTGCCGCTGAGCTCAAGGATGTGCTGGGGATGTAG
- the deoC gene encoding deoxyribose-phosphate aldolase — protein sequence MSDKTTVARMIDHTLLKPEATAADVAELVSEAARLGTYSVCISPSQLPVSVPEGLHIATVVGFPSGAVHPSVKAFEAAQAVRDGAEEIDMVINIALAKDGRWSELEAEIAEVRAAVPGVLKVIIESAALNDDQIIESCRAAEASGADFVKTSTGFHPAGGASVHAVSLMAQTVGGRLGVKASGGIRTAEAAQEMIKAGATRLGLSASAAILGELS from the coding sequence ATGTCCGATAAGACCACTGTTGCCCGCATGATCGACCACACCCTGCTCAAGCCAGAGGCCACTGCCGCTGATGTAGCTGAACTGGTCTCCGAAGCCGCGCGCCTTGGCACCTATTCTGTCTGCATTTCGCCTTCCCAGCTACCGGTATCCGTACCAGAAGGGCTGCACATAGCCACCGTGGTCGGCTTCCCATCCGGCGCTGTGCACCCGTCGGTAAAGGCTTTCGAAGCTGCTCAAGCGGTTCGCGACGGCGCCGAAGAGATCGACATGGTCATCAACATCGCCCTGGCCAAGGATGGTCGCTGGTCTGAGCTGGAGGCCGAGATCGCTGAGGTCCGCGCCGCGGTCCCCGGGGTGCTGAAGGTCATCATCGAATCCGCAGCGCTTAACGACGACCAAATCATCGAATCCTGTCGCGCCGCCGAAGCGTCTGGAGCCGACTTCGTCAAGACCTCCACCGGCTTCCACCCAGCAGGTGGGGCATCGGTGCACGCCGTGTCCCTCATGGCGCAGACCGTCGGCGGTCGTCTCGGCGTCAAGGCTTCTGGTGGTATCCGCACTGCCGAAGCAGCGCAGGAGATGATCAAGGCTGGTGCCACCAGGTTGGGCCTGTCTGCATCGGCAGCGATCTTGGGGGAGCTTTCATGA
- a CDS encoding MFS transporter, with the protein MKTQVNPKAAVPVLLFSFVFCLIVDNGFKTMTGPIASGLGISDNTASLQASLAGVIIGIGAVFYAALADSISIRKLMLTGIALITVGSIIGFFGSSVWALVLAGRLIQTAGLAAAETLYVIYVTKHLSEKDQKTYLGFSTAAFQMGLLVGALTSGYIATYISWTAMFLVPLVLLLAAPVIHKMVPEDEAVEGHLDVFGLLLIAVFAASLTMYMQAFNWLWLIPTVLGVALFAWHVASHRGAVVAPEFFRNGRYVWALVLVLIIYSTQLGFIFLLPFAGSTLHGLSQDKSALLMVPGYVCAVLVGIFSGLIGKVLSSRAAIFTALGMIISALIISAVFIESHVGVLILAIVLFASGFALMYAPLVKTALQNITPAKSGIAIGFYNLTINIAIPLGIAYSAKLQDMGVTWFAGLSGASTSDGQLYATVLWFLAFVGIAGAIIYFFADRYLLTKETSYVR; encoded by the coding sequence ATGAAAACCCAGGTCAACCCCAAGGCGGCTGTCCCCGTCCTCCTGTTCTCCTTCGTCTTCTGCCTGATCGTTGACAACGGCTTTAAGACGATGACCGGCCCCATCGCATCGGGCCTGGGCATCTCGGACAACACCGCCAGCCTCCAGGCATCTCTGGCCGGCGTGATCATCGGCATCGGCGCCGTGTTCTACGCCGCCCTCGCAGACTCCATTTCCATCCGCAAGCTCATGCTGACGGGCATCGCCCTGATCACGGTGGGTTCCATCATCGGCTTCTTTGGCTCCAGCGTGTGGGCCTTGGTCCTGGCTGGTCGACTCATCCAAACCGCTGGACTTGCCGCCGCGGAAACGCTGTACGTTATTTACGTCACCAAGCATCTGTCGGAAAAAGACCAGAAAACCTACTTGGGTTTTTCCACCGCAGCTTTCCAAATGGGCTTGCTGGTCGGCGCGCTGACCTCTGGCTACATCGCCACCTATATCTCCTGGACTGCCATGTTCCTCGTGCCACTGGTGCTGCTCCTGGCTGCGCCAGTAATTCACAAAATGGTGCCGGAAGATGAAGCAGTAGAAGGCCACCTCGATGTGTTCGGCCTGCTGCTCATCGCCGTATTCGCGGCCAGCCTGACCATGTACATGCAGGCGTTCAACTGGCTGTGGCTGATCCCTACTGTGTTGGGTGTGGCACTGTTTGCCTGGCACGTTGCCTCCCACCGGGGCGCTGTCGTGGCACCGGAATTCTTCCGCAACGGACGCTACGTCTGGGCACTGGTGCTGGTTCTCATCATCTACTCCACGCAGCTCGGTTTCATTTTCCTCCTGCCGTTCGCAGGTTCCACGTTGCACGGCCTGTCCCAAGACAAGTCCGCACTGCTCATGGTTCCGGGTTATGTCTGCGCCGTTCTGGTGGGTATCTTTTCGGGTCTGATCGGCAAGGTGCTGTCCTCCCGCGCCGCCATCTTCACCGCCCTCGGCATGATCATCTCCGCGCTGATTATTTCTGCCGTGTTTATCGAGTCTCACGTAGGGGTTCTGATCCTGGCCATCGTCCTCTTCGCCTCCGGTTTCGCGCTCATGTACGCCCCGCTGGTTAAGACAGCGCTGCAAAACATCACCCCGGCCAAGTCCGGTATTGCCATTGGCTTCTACAACCTGACCATCAACATTGCGATCCCGCTGGGCATCGCCTATTCCGCAAAGTTGCAGGACATGGGCGTGACCTGGTTCGCGGGCCTGTCCGGCGCATCCACCTCGGACGGCCAGCTCTACGCCACCGTCCTGTGGTTCCTCGCCTTCGTCGGCATCGCCGGCGCCATCATCTACTTCTTCGCCGACCGCTACCTGCTCACCAAGGAGACCTCCTATGTCCGATAA
- a CDS encoding sugar-binding transcriptional regulator: MLDSRDAQSIDAAKLYYLSGLSQAEVATELGVSRPTVSKLLQHARDMGFVVISLHDPREGADEVVDKLKARFGLVDARVVRPVTGDAAGLLADLGAAGASLLEELVRDDMKVGISWGNTMFSVAEHLRTRNLSGVQVIQLKGGHSHSERNTKDVETLTRFARAFNADMHMLPLPVILDSVEAKQLVEADRHIAGIMRAGASADIAVFTAGDVHRESLLLNLGVLSGAETQSLLDSAVGDVCSRFYDASGNTADALIDARTVGISVADLRARPIRVLVAGGLEKATAIKVALEMGMATHLVIDHATAERIVG, translated from the coding sequence ATGTTGGATTCTCGGGACGCGCAGTCGATCGATGCTGCCAAGCTGTACTATCTGTCGGGACTCAGCCAAGCCGAGGTTGCCACCGAACTGGGTGTTTCCCGCCCCACTGTCTCCAAACTTCTCCAACATGCGCGCGACATGGGCTTCGTGGTGATCAGTTTGCATGATCCGAGGGAGGGCGCGGACGAGGTCGTCGATAAGCTCAAGGCCAGGTTCGGTCTGGTCGATGCGCGGGTGGTGCGCCCGGTTACGGGCGATGCGGCGGGATTGCTCGCCGATCTGGGGGCGGCGGGGGCGTCGTTGCTGGAGGAGCTGGTGCGCGACGATATGAAAGTGGGTATTTCCTGGGGGAATACCATGTTTTCCGTGGCCGAGCACTTGCGCACGCGGAACCTCAGTGGGGTGCAGGTTATTCAGCTCAAGGGCGGGCACTCGCATTCGGAACGCAACACCAAGGATGTGGAGACTCTCACCCGGTTTGCCCGCGCGTTTAACGCGGACATGCACATGCTCCCGTTGCCTGTGATCTTGGACAGTGTGGAGGCGAAGCAGCTGGTGGAAGCGGATCGTCACATTGCCGGGATCATGCGCGCCGGGGCGAGCGCCGACATCGCGGTGTTCACGGCGGGCGATGTCCATCGGGAAAGCCTGCTGCTCAACCTCGGGGTGCTCAGTGGGGCGGAGACACAATCGCTGCTGGATTCGGCGGTGGGGGACGTGTGCTCCCGGTTCTACGATGCGTCCGGCAACACCGCCGATGCGCTTATCGACGCCCGAACCGTCGGAATCTCAGTGGCGGACCTCCGCGCCCGGCCGATTCGCGTTCTTGTGGCCGGCGGGCTGGAAAAGGCGACTGCTATTAAGGTGGCGCTTGAGATGGGTATGGCCACGCATTTGGTGATTGATCACGCCACGGCGGAGCGGATTGTGGGCTAA
- a CDS encoding glycosyltransferase, with translation MKVAQFVDNYGPARNGLLVAVQQLEGDLLARGHEVVVVAPQSKGPNPHKENPSREEIRLPSVFVPKMPVRVASGRGFKKMIKKLAKNRPDVIHVHGFGPIGVLGLWAAIRLDIPLLVTWHTDFDAYAEHYPAVLPLLRGVVRLFARMNNSEVYAAHDIRQARLELGENASLLGLMRKMLTEADLVTAPSPKTVNRALMLAPTATVRCLPNGVDPLPVGEQPIECGDGPLIMYAGRIAPEKGFVLLLDAFELVTEIRPDAQLLIVGNWEQNPKLARRITRMRERHNLLLPGEKPRAELGSYYAMADLFAFPSQTDTQALVLHEAALAGLPIVAVDSELDLVIEPGVNGEFANPSPISFAAVILRMIDSLENPAWRERAATRSRELAGQWTVQSQAEEMIGLYKHLADKPQG, from the coding sequence ATGAAGGTTGCCCAGTTCGTTGACAATTACGGTCCCGCGCGTAATGGCCTGCTCGTGGCTGTGCAGCAGCTCGAAGGAGATTTGCTGGCGCGCGGTCACGAGGTGGTCGTGGTTGCGCCCCAGTCCAAGGGGCCGAATCCGCACAAGGAGAACCCGAGCAGGGAAGAAATCCGGCTGCCGTCGGTGTTCGTTCCGAAGATGCCGGTCCGGGTGGCATCGGGGCGGGGTTTTAAGAAGATGATCAAGAAGCTGGCGAAGAACCGGCCCGATGTCATTCACGTGCATGGCTTCGGGCCAATCGGCGTGCTTGGGCTCTGGGCAGCCATCCGCCTGGACATTCCGCTCCTGGTCACGTGGCACACTGACTTCGACGCTTACGCCGAGCATTACCCAGCGGTGTTGCCCCTGCTCAGGGGCGTGGTCCGCCTCTTTGCGCGCATGAATAACTCCGAAGTCTACGCAGCCCATGACATCCGGCAGGCCCGTCTCGAACTCGGCGAAAACGCCTCCTTGCTCGGCCTCATGCGCAAAATGCTCACCGAAGCCGACCTGGTTACCGCGCCATCGCCCAAAACCGTGAATCGCGCCCTCATGCTTGCCCCGACGGCGACGGTCCGCTGCCTCCCCAATGGCGTCGACCCGCTCCCAGTCGGCGAGCAGCCCATCGAATGCGGGGACGGTCCGCTGATCATGTACGCCGGGCGCATCGCCCCCGAAAAGGGTTTCGTCCTGCTTCTCGACGCCTTCGAGCTCGTCACCGAAATCCGTCCCGACGCCCAGCTCCTCATCGTCGGCAACTGGGAACAAAACCCCAAGCTCGCACGTCGCATCACCCGCATGCGCGAACGGCACAACCTACTTCTGCCCGGCGAAAAGCCACGGGCGGAACTGGGCTCCTACTACGCGATGGCTGACCTTTTCGCCTTTCCCTCGCAAACCGACACCCAAGCACTCGTGCTCCACGAAGCGGCGCTGGCGGGGCTTCCCATCGTCGCAGTCGACAGCGAACTTGATCTGGTGATTGAGCCGGGAGTCAACGGCGAGTTCGCCAACCCGAGCCCAATCTCCTTCGCAGCGGTGATTCTTCGCATGATCGACAGCCTGGAGAACCCGGCGTGGCGGGAGCGGGCAGCTACCCGCTCCCGGGAACTGGCCGGACAGTGGACAGTGCAGTCCCAAGCGGAGGAAATGATCGGGCTGTATAAGCACCTCGCGGACAAACCACAAGGCTAG